One Thermoflexus sp. genomic region harbors:
- a CDS encoding TetR/AcrR family transcriptional regulator gives MARAPVTVRGEQTRRRLLEAAEEVFGELGFRRASIAEIVRRAGVAQGTFYLYFDSKEEIFRALVRHMSHELRKFIAMAVAGLQDRLEIEREGYRAFFRFVLQHRFLYRIVLESQFVDEEVYREYYRRLAEGYARGLARAMEAGQIRRMDPETLAYCLMGIAHLLGMRWVLWENREPPEEVLETAMAFIRHGMALPPEGEGAADAPRAGE, from the coding sequence ATGGCACGGGCACCGGTGACGGTTCGGGGCGAGCAGACCCGCCGCCGGCTGCTGGAGGCGGCAGAGGAGGTCTTTGGGGAGCTGGGGTTCCGCCGGGCTTCGATCGCGGAGATTGTCCGCCGCGCCGGGGTGGCTCAGGGCACCTTTTACCTCTACTTTGATTCCAAAGAGGAGATCTTCCGCGCCCTGGTCCGCCATATGAGCCACGAGCTTCGCAAGTTCATCGCGATGGCCGTGGCGGGCCTGCAGGATCGGCTGGAGATCGAACGCGAAGGTTATCGCGCCTTTTTCCGCTTCGTCCTCCAGCACCGCTTTCTCTACCGCATCGTCCTGGAAAGCCAGTTCGTGGATGAGGAAGTCTATCGGGAATACTACCGGCGCCTGGCGGAAGGTTATGCCCGGGGGCTGGCGCGAGCGATGGAAGCCGGTCAGATCCGCCGTATGGATCCCGAGACGCTGGCCTATTGTTTGATGGGGATCGCGCATCTGTTGGGGATGCGCTGGGTGCTGTGGGAGAACCGGGAGCCTCCGGAAGAGGTGCTGGAGACCGCGATGGCTTTCATCCGCCATGGAATGGCGCTTCCGCCCGAAGGGGAAGGAGCGGCGGATGCCCCACGTGCGGGCGAATGA
- a CDS encoding ABC transporter permease — MSESEVLRAILSPAFLASVLRVTTPILLPALGGLVSELAGVINIALEGIMLTAAFVGVVISAYTQSAWAGLAAAMAASAILALGLAFLHLELKADLILTGLAFNLLASGGTVFVLYSLTGDKGTSAKLASRVMPTVDVPLLEAVPILGPVLNHHNVMVYVAFLMVGVVALLLYHTPWGIHVRAVGAHSEAAASVGLNVRALRYQALLLSSLLAGLGGAYMSMGYLQLFQRDMTAGRGFIALAAVFMGGRHPLGTMLAALLFGAADALASQLGNLRIPPQWVQMIPYVATVMALAVYAIVQQAAARRYLRASSLRESGL; from the coding sequence ATGTCGGAAAGTGAGGTGTTGCGGGCAATTCTCTCCCCGGCGTTCCTGGCCAGCGTCCTGCGGGTGACCACTCCTATTCTCCTGCCTGCCCTGGGGGGATTGGTCTCTGAGCTGGCTGGGGTGATCAATATTGCTCTGGAAGGGATAATGCTGACGGCTGCCTTTGTAGGCGTTGTGATCAGCGCCTACACCCAAAGCGCATGGGCGGGGCTGGCCGCTGCGATGGCGGCCAGCGCCATCCTGGCCCTGGGCCTGGCTTTCCTCCATCTGGAGTTAAAAGCGGATCTGATCCTGACCGGCCTGGCCTTCAATCTCCTGGCCTCTGGGGGCACGGTCTTTGTGCTCTATAGTCTGACTGGAGATAAAGGGACCTCCGCGAAGCTGGCCAGCCGGGTGATGCCCACGGTCGATGTGCCGCTTCTGGAGGCCGTTCCGATCCTGGGGCCTGTTTTGAACCATCACAATGTGATGGTTTATGTGGCCTTTCTGATGGTCGGGGTGGTCGCTCTGCTTCTTTATCACACGCCATGGGGAATTCACGTGCGGGCTGTAGGGGCTCATTCGGAAGCCGCGGCCAGCGTGGGTTTGAATGTTCGCGCCCTCCGCTATCAGGCATTGCTGTTAAGCAGCCTCCTGGCCGGATTGGGAGGCGCATATATGAGCATGGGATATCTGCAGCTCTTCCAGCGTGACATGACTGCCGGGCGCGGCTTCATTGCTCTTGCTGCGGTTTTCATGGGCGGGCGGCATCCCCTGGGCACGATGCTGGCCGCTCTGCTCTTTGGGGCTGCGGACGCCCTGGCCAGCCAGCTGGGGAATCTTCGAATCCCTCCCCAGTGGGTTCAGATGATCCCTTATGTTGCGACGGTGATGGCGCTGGCGGTCTATGCGATCGTTCAACAGGCGGCTGCCCGCCGCTATCTTCGAGCGTCGTCTTTGAGGGAATCGGGTCTATGA
- a CDS encoding ADP-ribosylglycohydrolase family protein has product MSLDDRILGALYGQALGDAWGMPALLHPLQTWERFGGWLDRFYPAPPDHPVHAGLPAGRVTDDTEQAFAVAQAIQWEGKVTAGGVARALLAWYEQAGGERCPFIGPSTRRALQRLKAGCPVEQAGLGGDTNGAAMRASVVGLIHPADIEGAIRDAALQAIPTHHTDVAISGAAAVAAAVAVALVPDSSLESVLAAGIRGAEEGRRLGPPWMGASVARRIRMALEIAAQPLPPFERILLLYETIGSTLSATEAVPAAFGILAMANGDPIQTAVYAAALSGDADTVGAMACAIAGAWSGLSAFPPEILRVLREVNPELDFEGTAYGLLRLLHKHRV; this is encoded by the coding sequence ATGAGCCTGGACGATCGCATCCTGGGTGCGCTCTACGGACAGGCGCTGGGGGATGCGTGGGGGATGCCTGCCTTGCTTCATCCCCTTCAGACTTGGGAGCGGTTCGGCGGCTGGCTGGATCGCTTCTACCCTGCCCCTCCGGATCATCCGGTCCATGCAGGGCTTCCGGCCGGACGGGTCACCGATGATACGGAGCAGGCCTTTGCCGTAGCCCAGGCGATCCAGTGGGAAGGGAAAGTGACGGCCGGAGGAGTGGCTCGAGCGTTGCTGGCCTGGTATGAGCAGGCGGGTGGGGAACGCTGTCCTTTTATTGGCCCCAGCACGCGTCGCGCGCTCCAGCGCCTCAAAGCCGGGTGCCCGGTGGAGCAGGCCGGCCTTGGAGGGGATACAAACGGGGCGGCCATGCGGGCTAGTGTGGTGGGACTTATCCATCCGGCCGATATCGAGGGGGCGATCCGCGACGCAGCCCTTCAAGCGATCCCCACGCACCATACCGATGTGGCGATTTCAGGGGCGGCGGCCGTGGCTGCCGCGGTGGCGGTGGCTCTGGTCCCGGACAGCTCCCTGGAGTCGGTGCTCGCGGCAGGAATCCGGGGAGCGGAGGAAGGGCGTCGCCTGGGCCCCCCCTGGATGGGCGCTTCTGTGGCGCGGCGTATCCGCATGGCCCTGGAGATCGCCGCACAACCCCTTCCGCCGTTCGAGCGCATTCTGTTGCTCTACGAGACGATCGGAAGCACGCTGTCAGCCACGGAGGCGGTCCCCGCCGCTTTTGGCATCCTGGCCATGGCTAATGGGGATCCCATCCAGACCGCAGTTTACGCTGCTGCTCTTTCGGGAGATGCGGATACGGTGGGGGCGATGGCCTGCGCGATCGCGGGCGCGTGGAGTGGGCTCTCAGCATTCCCTCCCGAAATCCTGCGTGTCCTGCGTGAGGTCAACCCCGAGCTGGATTTCGAGGGAACCGCGTATGGCTTGTTGCGCTTGCTTCATAAACATCGGGTATGA
- the aceB gene encoding malate synthase A, with product MRATLEGIEIQGPLEAPFEEILTPEAVAFVAELARAFEEERQRLLARRRERYARLAAGERPGFPPETRGIREGNWQVAPPPKDLRCRWVEITGPTDRKMVINALNSGAQVFMADFEDANVPTWRNMLQGQQNLREAVRRTIRYVSPEGREYRLAEEIATLMVRPRGLHLIEPHLCVDGQPVAGALFDFGLFIFHNARELLNRGSGPYLYLPKLEGYLEARFWNQVCEAAEDRLDLPRGAIRVSVLIEHILAAFEMEEILYELRERITALNLGRWDYIFSMIKAFAHDPTMILPDRNRLSVSATPFLRAAARRLVQVAHRRGAHAIGGMSAYIPRRDPEANERAFAEVRADKTWEVQMGFDGAWVAHPGLVPVVQEVFRETLRGPDQIQCIPPGEITAEMLLQIPEGPITEEGLRNNISVALQYLGAWLAGRGAVAIFHRMEDTATAEIARSQIWQWRRHGVRLNDGRLVDRALYRVLRDQEIATLEPTGQEEGLRLREAQELLDLLVESEDFIPFLTEPGMAYLETVASPQARIRDAGGTR from the coding sequence ATGCGCGCCACGCTGGAGGGAATCGAGATCCAGGGGCCTCTCGAAGCACCCTTTGAAGAGATCCTGACCCCGGAGGCGGTGGCCTTCGTTGCAGAGCTGGCCCGGGCCTTCGAGGAGGAGCGGCAGCGCCTGCTGGCCCGGCGCCGGGAGCGCTACGCCCGCCTCGCGGCTGGAGAGCGTCCAGGCTTTCCGCCGGAGACGCGGGGGATCCGCGAGGGGAACTGGCAGGTGGCTCCGCCCCCCAAGGATCTCCGCTGCCGGTGGGTGGAGATCACCGGGCCGACGGATCGCAAGATGGTGATCAACGCCCTCAACTCCGGAGCCCAGGTTTTTATGGCGGATTTTGAGGATGCGAACGTCCCGACCTGGAGGAACATGCTCCAGGGGCAGCAGAACCTTCGAGAGGCGGTGCGGCGGACCATCCGCTACGTCTCCCCGGAGGGGCGGGAATATCGCCTGGCGGAGGAGATCGCCACCCTGATGGTGCGTCCGCGCGGTCTGCATCTGATCGAGCCGCATCTGTGCGTGGACGGCCAGCCGGTCGCCGGGGCGTTGTTCGATTTCGGCCTCTTCATCTTCCACAACGCCCGGGAGCTCCTGAACCGGGGAAGCGGCCCCTACCTCTACCTGCCCAAGCTGGAGGGTTATCTCGAGGCCCGCTTCTGGAACCAGGTCTGCGAGGCCGCAGAGGATCGATTGGATCTGCCGCGCGGAGCCATCCGTGTCTCCGTCCTCATCGAGCACATCCTGGCAGCCTTCGAGATGGAGGAGATCCTGTATGAGCTGCGGGAGCGGATCACCGCCCTCAACCTGGGCCGCTGGGATTACATCTTCAGCATGATCAAAGCCTTCGCCCACGATCCGACGATGATCCTCCCCGATCGCAACCGGCTCTCGGTGTCCGCCACCCCCTTCCTGCGGGCCGCCGCCCGACGGCTGGTGCAGGTCGCCCATCGGCGAGGCGCCCATGCGATCGGCGGGATGTCCGCTTATATCCCCCGCCGGGATCCCGAGGCCAACGAGCGGGCCTTCGCGGAGGTGCGAGCGGATAAAACGTGGGAGGTCCAGATGGGATTCGATGGTGCCTGGGTCGCCCATCCGGGCCTCGTGCCGGTCGTCCAGGAGGTCTTCCGGGAAACCCTCAGGGGGCCGGATCAGATCCAGTGCATCCCGCCGGGTGAGATCACTGCCGAGATGCTGCTTCAGATCCCCGAAGGCCCGATCACAGAAGAAGGGCTGCGGAATAATATCTCCGTCGCGCTGCAATACCTGGGGGCCTGGCTGGCCGGGCGTGGCGCTGTGGCCATTTTCCACCGCATGGAGGACACGGCGACGGCCGAGATCGCCCGCTCCCAGATCTGGCAATGGCGCCGCCACGGCGTCCGTCTGAACGATGGGCGCCTGGTCGATCGAGCCCTCTACCGCGTCCTTCGCGATCAGGAGATCGCCACCCTGGAGCCGACGGGCCAGGAGGAGGGCCTCCGCCTCCGGGAGGCTCAGGAGTTGCTGGACCTCCTGGTGGAATCGGAGGACTTCATCCCCTTCCTCACAGAGCCCGGGATGGCCTATCTGGAGACCGTGGCCTCGCCACAGGCGCGAATCCGTGACGCAGGAGGCACGCGATGA
- a CDS encoding sensor histidine kinase, whose product MSPGEMVEPGDPVRVAARELLRLAIAWLGAERGWIAAHPGWLGAAEVLLAGERESEAIGSLFIRQFPVGEAGMEIGELGLIWTWEPDEAQQDPSAVLAILRMAAALLQLAREQQASRRLLHVQEQELCRIVLDIHDGPVQEIFAALSQIQLLLRAGRLNRTARRRLEQAAQLLERSLTEIRTFIGAFRPPEFEHRPLLAMVHGLILQHEVFTGHEVHLEVEGHLPTPPLPVKIALYRLLQEALNNAARYAGVAHYTVRLRGEPHGLWLEVRDEGHGFDPERYLENSSPEAMRHFGLRGMRDRAELLGGRFEIESAPGRGTSIRVWLPC is encoded by the coding sequence ATGAGCCCAGGGGAGATGGTAGAGCCCGGAGATCCGGTGCGGGTGGCGGCCCGGGAACTGCTCCGGCTGGCGATCGCATGGCTCGGCGCGGAACGCGGCTGGATCGCTGCTCATCCTGGCTGGCTGGGAGCCGCGGAGGTGCTTCTGGCGGGAGAGAGAGAATCCGAGGCCATCGGGTCTCTCTTCATCCGCCAGTTTCCGGTGGGGGAAGCCGGTATGGAGATCGGCGAGCTGGGGCTGATCTGGACTTGGGAGCCCGATGAAGCCCAGCAGGATCCCAGCGCGGTGCTGGCCATCCTTCGGATGGCCGCAGCACTCCTCCAGCTGGCCCGGGAGCAACAGGCCTCCCGCCGCCTGCTTCATGTGCAGGAACAGGAACTCTGCCGCATCGTCCTGGACATCCACGACGGCCCGGTTCAGGAGATCTTCGCCGCCCTCTCCCAGATCCAGCTGTTACTGCGGGCCGGGCGGCTGAATCGGACGGCGCGCCGTCGTCTGGAACAGGCGGCCCAGCTTCTGGAGCGCTCCCTCACCGAGATCCGCACCTTCATCGGCGCCTTCCGCCCTCCAGAGTTCGAACACCGCCCCCTGCTCGCCATGGTCCACGGCCTGATCCTCCAGCATGAGGTCTTCACCGGCCACGAGGTTCATCTGGAGGTGGAAGGACATCTCCCCACGCCTCCGCTTCCCGTGAAAATCGCCCTCTACCGGTTGCTCCAGGAGGCGCTGAACAACGCGGCCCGCTACGCCGGCGTCGCCCATTACACCGTCCGGTTGCGCGGCGAGCCCCACGGGCTCTGGCTCGAGGTCCGGGACGAAGGCCATGGGTTCGATCCGGAGCGCTATCTGGAAAACTCCTCCCCTGAGGCGATGCGCCACTTCGGGCTGCGGGGGATGCGGGATCGGGCGGAGCTGCTGGGCGGCCGATTTGAAATCGAAAGTGCCCCGGGCCGTGGAACCTCCATTCGGGTGTGGCTGCCATGTTGA
- a CDS encoding carbohydrate kinase family protein, with product MGSHVVAIGDLVADILCVVPSLPIEPGAIHTPYPIQVEPGGSGNFLITAARLGLKASALGALGTDAVGDIIYAALSEEGVDLQFVYRPPHSTTTTVLVLVGEDGVHALIGSYGRIPPLCWHPEWESLFRESSAVFMPGYTLAEPAFQEVALAILERSQEWGCRIVFDAGPMAVHIPKDALKAALALAEVVLLTEEEAHALQLDPPQILQEGPRIVVLKRGAAGCRIFTATQQVEAPGFPVSAVDPVGAGDSFAAGWVYAMLKGWPLERAALFANAVGAAKAQKRGTGRQMPTRAEVRQVLERHRPDLLRGTEL from the coding sequence ATGGGGTCTCATGTAGTAGCGATTGGCGATCTGGTGGCTGATATCCTCTGTGTGGTTCCATCCCTTCCCATCGAGCCGGGAGCCATTCACACCCCGTATCCGATCCAGGTGGAACCTGGAGGTTCGGGCAATTTCCTGATCACGGCCGCCCGGCTGGGGTTGAAGGCTTCTGCCCTTGGGGCCCTGGGCACCGATGCGGTCGGGGATATCATCTACGCGGCCCTGAGCGAAGAAGGCGTGGATCTCCAGTTCGTCTACCGCCCGCCGCATTCCACTACTACGACTGTTCTGGTCCTTGTAGGGGAAGACGGAGTGCATGCCCTCATCGGCTCCTACGGCCGCATTCCTCCGCTTTGTTGGCATCCGGAGTGGGAGTCTCTTTTTCGAGAATCCTCCGCAGTCTTCATGCCCGGTTACACGCTGGCTGAGCCGGCGTTCCAGGAGGTCGCCCTCGCAATCCTGGAGCGGTCGCAGGAGTGGGGCTGCCGGATCGTTTTCGATGCTGGTCCCATGGCTGTCCATATCCCAAAAGATGCGTTAAAGGCTGCTCTCGCGCTTGCAGAAGTGGTGCTTCTAACAGAAGAGGAAGCCCATGCTCTCCAGCTGGATCCCCCCCAGATCTTGCAGGAGGGGCCCAGGATTGTGGTCCTCAAGCGTGGCGCGGCCGGCTGCCGGATCTTTACCGCCACGCAGCAGGTGGAGGCTCCAGGTTTCCCTGTGTCGGCGGTCGATCCAGTAGGCGCAGGGGATAGCTTCGCCGCCGGCTGGGTCTACGCGATGCTCAAAGGATGGCCGCTGGAGCGCGCGGCTCTCTTCGCCAACGCCGTGGGGGCGGCGAAAGCCCAGAAGCGGGGAACCGGCCGCCAGATGCCCACCCGTGCGGAGGTCCGACAAGTTTTAGAAAGGCATCGGCCGGATCTCCTGCGCGGGACAGAGCTCTGA
- a CDS encoding response regulator transcription factor yields the protein MLKGKSGVPRRIRVVLADDHPLVLEGLRAMLRAEEDMEVVAAVTDGTELIPVVERHRPDVVVLDLQMPGLSGWDCLEAIRRASPGTRVLILTAFGDGEFIQMAIEREADGFVLKTEPPQQTLTAIRQVAQGHLVFPQAARRWLSRRIPEGLLALTEREREILALAAEGLSNAQIARRLGVRVTTVKFHLQNIFQKLGVRNRTEAARVYFTARSGRVPPEKSP from the coding sequence ATGTTGAAGGGAAAGAGCGGGGTTCCCCGTCGGATCCGGGTTGTGCTGGCCGATGATCACCCCCTGGTCCTGGAGGGCCTGCGGGCGATGCTCCGGGCCGAGGAAGACATGGAAGTGGTGGCCGCCGTGACCGATGGGACGGAGCTGATCCCGGTTGTCGAGCGCCATCGCCCGGACGTGGTGGTGCTGGATCTCCAGATGCCGGGCCTTTCCGGATGGGATTGCCTGGAGGCGATCCGCCGGGCCAGCCCGGGAACCCGGGTGCTGATCCTCACGGCCTTTGGAGATGGCGAGTTCATTCAAATGGCGATCGAACGCGAGGCGGATGGCTTCGTGTTGAAGACGGAACCACCCCAGCAAACCCTCACGGCCATCCGGCAGGTCGCCCAGGGCCATCTGGTATTTCCCCAGGCCGCGCGGCGCTGGCTTAGCCGGCGGATCCCGGAGGGTCTGCTCGCCCTCACCGAACGAGAACGCGAGATCCTGGCCCTGGCGGCGGAGGGCCTGAGCAATGCCCAGATCGCCCGACGCCTCGGCGTCCGGGTGACGACGGTGAAGTTCCACCTTCAGAACATCTTCCAGAAGCTGGGCGTGCGCAACCGCACGGAGGCCGCCCGCGTTTATTTCACCGCCCGCTCCGGTCGGGTTCCTCCGGAGAAATCCCCATAA
- a CDS encoding LLM class F420-dependent oxidoreductase translates to MSGRPISFGVTLPHRWTYASPQTIAEIAREAEALGYSSVWVTDHIVVPVHRPERGHIFYEALMTLAYVSAITERVRLGTTVLIASARHPVLLAKQLATLDVLSRGRLIVGVGTGWIPEELEALGVPWAERGRRLDEAIQVMRTLWASSGPVSFEGRYVRFRDMLFEPRPIQIGGPPIWVGGMTDPSLRRAARWGDGWLPWAVAPEELAWKAERIRSWRNGRPLTIGLFLPADVGRRSLTEYIGAVGERHVVLSGMEEEVREQIARYCEAGCEHLILSFRDVRLFRDDRVDLLREQMRWFAREVMPTFRPPATDRGS, encoded by the coding sequence ATGAGCGGGAGGCCGATCTCCTTCGGCGTGACGCTTCCTCATCGATGGACTTATGCCTCTCCTCAGACGATCGCGGAGATCGCCCGTGAGGCGGAGGCACTGGGCTATAGCTCCGTCTGGGTGACGGATCATATCGTGGTTCCCGTGCATCGCCCGGAACGGGGTCATATTTTCTATGAGGCGCTGATGACCCTGGCCTATGTGAGCGCCATAACGGAGCGAGTTCGACTGGGCACAACGGTGCTCATCGCGTCGGCTCGCCACCCGGTGTTGCTCGCTAAACAACTGGCCACGCTGGATGTGCTCTCCCGGGGCCGCCTGATTGTGGGGGTGGGCACAGGATGGATACCAGAGGAACTGGAGGCTTTGGGTGTTCCGTGGGCGGAGCGAGGTCGCCGGCTGGATGAGGCCATCCAGGTGATGCGGACGCTCTGGGCCTCATCTGGGCCTGTCAGCTTTGAGGGCCGCTATGTTCGGTTTCGAGATATGCTTTTCGAGCCCCGTCCCATCCAGATCGGAGGACCGCCGATCTGGGTGGGCGGGATGACGGATCCCTCACTCCGGCGTGCTGCGCGATGGGGGGATGGCTGGCTGCCCTGGGCGGTGGCCCCGGAGGAGCTGGCATGGAAAGCCGAACGCATCCGCTCATGGCGGAACGGACGTCCGCTGACCATCGGTCTCTTCCTTCCGGCGGATGTCGGACGGCGTTCCCTCACAGAATACATCGGCGCGGTAGGAGAGCGCCATGTCGTTCTGTCGGGAATGGAAGAGGAAGTCCGGGAGCAAATCGCCCGTTATTGTGAAGCCGGCTGTGAGCACCTGATCCTCTCCTTCCGGGACGTTCGTCTGTTTCGGGATGATCGTGTGGACCTGTTGCGGGAGCAGATGCGCTGGTTCGCCCGCGAAGTGATGCCCACTTTCCGTCCTCCTGCAACGGACCGCGGGTCATGA
- the aceA gene encoding isocitrate lyase, whose product MNRDGTLWMAEAEALEQRWATDPRWKGIRRDYTALDVVRLRGSVRVEHTLARRGAERLWQLLHTEPYVATFGALTGAQAVQMVRAGLKAIYVSGWQVAADANLAGQTYPDQSLYPVNSVPALVRRIQNALLRADQIEWLEGKTERDWLVPIVADAEAGFGGIVHAFELMKALIEAGAAGVHFEDQLAAEKKCGHLGGKVLIPTGQFIRILNAARLAADILDVPTLLIARTDARNATLLTSDIDERDRPFLTGERTPEGYFVVRGGLEGAIARALAYAPYADLLWFETSQPDLEEARRFAEAVHAQFPGKLLAYNCSPSFNWKRHLDDTAIARFQRELAAMGYRFQFITLAGWHLINLHTFELARSYRLEGMAAYVRLQEAEFAREAEGYTAVRHQREVGTGYFDAVVMAVTRGATATIALAGSTEAEQFH is encoded by the coding sequence ATGAACCGGGATGGCACGCTGTGGATGGCGGAGGCGGAGGCGCTGGAGCAGCGCTGGGCGACGGATCCCCGCTGGAAGGGCATCCGTCGCGATTACACGGCCCTGGACGTCGTCCGCCTGCGGGGATCGGTGCGGGTCGAGCACACCCTGGCCCGCCGCGGGGCGGAGCGGCTCTGGCAACTTTTGCATACGGAGCCCTATGTGGCGACCTTCGGTGCCCTCACCGGGGCCCAGGCCGTCCAGATGGTCCGCGCCGGGCTGAAGGCCATCTATGTGAGCGGCTGGCAGGTGGCCGCCGATGCCAACCTCGCCGGGCAGACCTACCCGGATCAGAGCCTCTATCCTGTCAACAGCGTTCCCGCCCTGGTCCGCCGGATCCAGAACGCCCTGCTGCGGGCCGATCAGATCGAATGGCTGGAAGGGAAAACGGAACGCGACTGGCTGGTCCCCATCGTCGCCGATGCGGAGGCCGGGTTCGGGGGGATCGTCCACGCCTTCGAGCTAATGAAGGCACTGATCGAGGCGGGGGCAGCTGGGGTGCACTTCGAGGACCAGCTGGCGGCGGAGAAGAAATGTGGCCATCTCGGGGGAAAGGTTCTGATCCCCACGGGCCAGTTCATCCGCATCCTGAACGCCGCCCGGCTGGCTGCGGACATCCTGGACGTACCCACCCTGCTCATCGCCCGCACTGATGCGCGGAACGCCACACTGCTCACCAGCGACATCGACGAGCGCGATCGCCCCTTCCTGACCGGGGAGCGGACCCCGGAGGGGTATTTCGTGGTGCGCGGCGGGCTGGAGGGCGCCATCGCCCGCGCCCTGGCCTACGCCCCCTATGCGGATCTGCTCTGGTTCGAGACTTCACAGCCGGACCTGGAGGAGGCCCGGCGATTTGCTGAGGCCGTCCATGCTCAGTTTCCGGGCAAGCTGCTGGCTTACAACTGCTCGCCCTCCTTCAACTGGAAACGCCACCTGGATGACACCGCCATCGCCCGCTTCCAGCGGGAGCTGGCCGCCATGGGCTACCGGTTCCAGTTCATCACCCTGGCCGGCTGGCACCTGATCAATCTGCATACTTTCGAGCTGGCTCGATCTTACCGTCTCGAAGGGATGGCGGCCTATGTCCGTCTTCAGGAGGCGGAGTTCGCCCGGGAGGCGGAGGGATACACCGCGGTCCGGCATCAACGGGAGGTTGGGACCGGCTATTTCGATGCCGTTGTGATGGCCGTCACCCGTGGCGCGACCGCCACGATCGCCCTCGCCGGCTCCACGGAAGCCGAACAGTTCCATTGA
- a CDS encoding alpha/beta fold hydrolase, whose protein sequence is MPHVRANEVHLFYVEHGHGEAVIFIPGLGGDHYLWHRQLPAFAAHFRAIAIDNRGAGQSDKPDVPYTIEQMADDVASLMDALGIERAHLVGASMGGFIAQMFALRYPHRLARLVLCCTSFGGPNVVPMPSESLAVFTDRTGDPEIDLRRLWAISVAERFLREHPEALEAYVAWRVAHPQPLYAYQRQLAAAMAFDLESRVHEIQAPVLITHGTEDRVVPLENARRLHARIPHSRLILFPEAGHLFFIERAEDFNRVVIAFLKGEEPSG, encoded by the coding sequence ATGCCCCACGTGCGGGCGAATGAGGTTCACCTTTTCTATGTGGAGCATGGCCATGGGGAGGCCGTGATCTTCATCCCCGGCCTGGGCGGCGACCATTACCTATGGCATCGCCAGTTGCCTGCCTTCGCTGCTCATTTTCGAGCCATCGCGATCGATAACCGGGGCGCCGGGCAGTCGGATAAACCGGATGTCCCCTACACGATCGAGCAGATGGCCGATGATGTGGCCAGCCTGATGGATGCGCTGGGGATAGAGCGGGCTCACCTGGTGGGGGCCTCGATGGGCGGCTTCATCGCCCAGATGTTCGCCCTGCGCTATCCCCATCGGCTCGCCCGTCTTGTCCTTTGCTGCACCTCCTTCGGCGGCCCCAACGTGGTCCCCATGCCCTCTGAAAGCCTGGCCGTCTTCACCGATCGAACCGGGGATCCGGAGATCGATCTGCGGCGCCTGTGGGCGATCTCTGTGGCGGAGCGGTTCCTCCGCGAACACCCCGAAGCCCTGGAAGCGTATGTGGCCTGGCGGGTCGCTCATCCGCAGCCACTTTATGCCTACCAGCGCCAGCTGGCTGCCGCCATGGCCTTCGATCTGGAAAGCCGTGTCCATGAGATCCAGGCACCTGTCCTCATCACCCACGGCACGGAAGATCGTGTGGTCCCGTTGGAGAACGCCCGGCGCCTGCATGCGCGCATTCCCCACAGCCGTCTGATCCTCTTCCCCGAGGCCGGCCATCTCTTCTTCATCGAGCGGGCGGAGGACTTCAACCGTGTAGTGATCGCCTTCCTGAAGGGAGAGGAGCCCTCTGGATGA